In the Muricauda sp. MAR_2010_75 genome, one interval contains:
- a CDS encoding glycosyltransferase family 2 protein: MADIKVIIPAINEGDSIGKVVSEIPKHVSEIIVVDNGSTDNTMENAKKEGATVLTETRRGYGSACLCGINYIEQQSKEPDIIVFIDGDYSDYPEELDKVVAPILESDIDFVVGARKKSLREPGSMTPQQVFGNKLATFLMKVLFGARFTDLGPFRAIKYEKLKKLEMQDQTYGWTVEMQLKVLRKNMSYTEIPVRYKRRIGVSKVSGTVKGTIFAGIKIMGWIFKYSLK; the protein is encoded by the coding sequence ATGGCGGATATTAAGGTCATCATCCCTGCAATCAATGAAGGAGACTCCATAGGAAAAGTGGTCTCCGAAATTCCAAAGCATGTCTCCGAAATTATTGTAGTGGACAATGGTTCCACTGACAATACCATGGAAAATGCCAAAAAAGAGGGTGCCACTGTACTCACCGAAACCCGCAGGGGGTATGGGTCCGCATGCCTGTGTGGAATTAATTATATAGAGCAACAATCCAAAGAGCCAGACATAATCGTATTTATTGACGGAGATTACTCAGATTATCCAGAGGAACTGGATAAGGTAGTCGCCCCCATTTTGGAAAGTGACATAGATTTTGTGGTTGGAGCGCGAAAAAAGTCGCTCAGGGAACCCGGTTCCATGACTCCACAGCAGGTTTTTGGCAACAAATTGGCCACTTTTTTAATGAAAGTCCTGTTTGGAGCAAGATTTACGGATTTGGGACCTTTTAGGGCCATAAAATATGAAAAGCTCAAAAAATTGGAGATGCAGGACCAGACTTATGGATGGACAGTGGAAATGCAGCTCAAAGTTCTGAGAAAAAACATGTCATATACCGAAATACCAGTGCGTTATAAACGAAGAATTGGTGTTTCAAAAGTGTCAGGTACGGTAAAAGGTACTATATTTGCTGGCATAAAAATTATGGGTTGGATTTTTAAATACAGTTTAAAATAA
- a CDS encoding cellulose synthase family protein, which produces MGLTIAIIIIAIYSTALILIFFYSLAQLNLLINYLGYKKRIDEAPKFNLLDPKEIPVITIQLPIYNEEYVMERLLDNIAKIEYPKSKLEIQVLDDSTDDSVIETARRIEELQKDGLDIQHIRRENRKGYKAGALKEGLAIAKGEFIAIFDADFLPESDWLKKTVPYFKDEEIGVVQTRWGHINRDYSTLTRIQAFALDAHFTLEQVGRNSKGHFINFNGTAGIWRKECILDAGNWEGDTLTEDLDLSYRAQLKNWKFKYLEDVETPAELPVVISAARSQQFRWNKGGAENFRKTVWSVITAKNIPLKTKFHGVMHLLNSSMFLCVFIVALLSIPMLYIKNTYGHLGWVFEVTSFFIISTIILFICYWFTYKSIQGSSFDNFVDYIKLFFTFFSVALGFSLHNTVAVLEGHLGKRSEFVRTPKFNINSIKDTWKGNKYLAKKLSPNMILEFALMIYFLFGMYSAIPLNDYGLFPFHLMLFLGFGFVFFKSLTSKA; this is translated from the coding sequence ATGGGACTCACAATTGCTATTATCATCATCGCTATTTATAGTACAGCCTTAATTTTGATCTTCTTTTACAGTCTTGCCCAATTAAATCTGTTGATCAATTACTTGGGTTATAAAAAGCGAATTGATGAAGCTCCCAAGTTCAACCTCTTAGATCCCAAGGAAATACCGGTTATCACCATACAGCTTCCCATCTACAACGAAGAGTATGTTATGGAGCGTTTGTTGGATAACATCGCCAAAATTGAATACCCAAAAAGTAAGTTGGAAATTCAGGTTTTGGACGACTCCACCGATGATTCCGTCATAGAGACCGCCAGACGAATTGAAGAACTCCAAAAGGACGGACTTGACATTCAACATATCCGGAGAGAGAACCGAAAAGGGTACAAAGCTGGGGCTCTAAAAGAAGGTCTTGCCATTGCCAAAGGGGAGTTCATTGCCATTTTTGATGCCGACTTCCTTCCGGAAAGCGATTGGCTTAAAAAAACCGTTCCCTATTTTAAAGATGAGGAAATTGGTGTGGTACAGACCCGCTGGGGACACATTAACCGAGATTATTCCACACTTACCCGTATACAGGCCTTTGCCTTGGATGCCCACTTTACATTGGAGCAAGTAGGCCGAAACTCAAAAGGGCATTTCATCAACTTCAACGGTACCGCTGGTATCTGGAGAAAAGAATGTATCCTGGATGCCGGGAACTGGGAAGGCGATACCTTGACCGAGGATTTGGATCTCAGCTATCGTGCCCAATTAAAAAACTGGAAGTTCAAATATTTGGAGGATGTTGAAACCCCTGCCGAATTGCCTGTGGTCATCAGTGCGGCACGTTCGCAACAGTTCCGATGGAACAAGGGGGGCGCCGAAAACTTCAGAAAGACAGTCTGGAGCGTTATCACAGCCAAGAACATTCCCCTGAAGACCAAATTCCATGGGGTAATGCACTTGTTGAACAGTTCCATGTTCCTTTGTGTGTTCATTGTGGCCTTGTTGAGCATTCCCATGCTCTACATTAAAAACACCTATGGCCATTTGGGTTGGGTATTTGAAGTAACCAGCTTCTTCATCATTAGTACCATTATCTTGTTCATTTGCTATTGGTTTACCTACAAAAGTATTCAGGGAAGCAGTTTTGACAACTTTGTGGACTACATCAAACTCTTCTTCACCTTCTTTTCAGTGGCACTCGGATTTTCCTTGCACAACACTGTGGCTGTTTTGGAGGGCCATTTGGGCAAACGAAGCGAATTTGTTCGAACCCCCAAGTTCAACATCAACAGTATCAAGGACACTTGGAAGGGCAATAAATATTTGGCAAAGAAACTTTCGCCCAACATGATTTTGGAATTTGCCTTGATGATCTACTTCCTTTTTGGAATGTACAGTGCCATCCCATTGAATGACTATGGATTGTTTCCTTTCCATTTGATGTTATTCCTAGGTTTTGGCTTTGTTTTCTTTAAATCGCTGACCTCCAAGGCTTAA
- the mptB gene encoding polyprenol phosphomannose-dependent alpha 1,6 mannosyltransferase MptB translates to MLSYWRLHKYPILFVVGSILFYASFGYDLARTDFIKLLTLFAGLFFFLVKLMQFEKWNFKFLLVAGILFRLVFLFAEPNLSQDFYRFIWDGELIKNGLNPYLHAPNDLIGQSDLGIANAQELHTKMGALHAKHFSNYPPINQVLFVLGAILGGGSILGSIIAMRLTLILADIGVLYFGRKLLQNLNQSTHMVFWYFLNPLVIIELTGNLHFEGVMLFFMVWALYLISKKKWVLAAPVYSLSIMVKLVPLIFLPIFLKYFRFKKSAIFYGLVGFGCLVLLLPLYSPAFIDNYSETLKLWFSNFEFNASIYNIVKKIAVIHYEAKPWELIESYGKIITKVILVITVLIAFLRKNNSLESVITSMVLVLSCYYFLSSTVHPWYVVFLMGLSLFTKYRFPLVWSLAIVLSYQAYSNPDYKENLWLLAIEYILVFGFFIYEMIGRGSKKLYFFKKQVNL, encoded by the coding sequence ATGCTCTCTTACTGGCGCTTGCACAAATACCCGATACTCTTTGTTGTCGGAAGTATATTGTTCTATGCTAGTTTTGGGTACGATTTGGCCCGTACCGACTTCATAAAACTGCTCACGCTTTTTGCGGGGCTGTTCTTTTTTTTGGTCAAACTCATGCAGTTTGAGAAATGGAACTTTAAGTTCCTTCTGGTGGCGGGAATTCTATTTCGACTTGTTTTTTTATTTGCCGAACCCAATCTTTCCCAAGATTTTTATCGATTTATTTGGGATGGAGAACTCATAAAAAATGGCCTCAACCCCTATCTTCATGCACCCAACGACCTCATTGGTCAGTCCGATTTGGGAATTGCCAATGCCCAAGAGCTACACACCAAAATGGGAGCACTCCATGCCAAACATTTCAGCAATTATCCCCCGATCAATCAAGTATTGTTCGTTTTGGGTGCTATTTTGGGCGGTGGTAGCATACTGGGGTCCATCATTGCCATGCGGTTGACCTTGATCCTGGCGGATATAGGTGTCCTCTATTTTGGCAGGAAATTGCTCCAAAACCTTAACCAGTCCACCCATATGGTCTTTTGGTACTTCCTGAATCCTCTAGTGATTATTGAACTGACAGGAAATCTTCATTTTGAAGGTGTTATGCTGTTCTTCATGGTTTGGGCATTGTACCTCATTTCAAAAAAGAAATGGGTTCTTGCCGCACCCGTCTATTCCCTTTCCATCATGGTAAAGTTGGTGCCCCTTATTTTTTTGCCCATATTTCTCAAATATTTCCGATTTAAAAAAAGTGCAATCTTCTACGGTCTTGTAGGATTTGGCTGCCTTGTGTTGCTCCTCCCATTATATTCTCCAGCCTTTATCGACAATTACTCAGAAACCTTAAAATTATGGTTCTCCAACTTTGAGTTCAACGCGAGTATTTACAACATCGTAAAAAAAATTGCGGTGATCCACTACGAAGCCAAGCCTTGGGAGCTAATTGAATCCTACGGGAAAATCATCACCAAAGTAATATTGGTCATTACAGTGTTGATTGCTTTTCTCCGGAAAAACAACAGCCTTGAAAGTGTGATTACCTCAATGGTCCTGGTATTGTCCTGTTACTATTTTCTCTCCAGTACGGTTCATCCCTGGTATGTTGTTTTTCTCATGGGACTGTCCCTCTTTACAAAATATCGGTTTCCGTTGGTCTGGTCTCTGGCCATTGTGCTTAGTTATCAGGCGTATTCCAACCCAGATTATAAGGAGAATCTTTGGTTATTGGCCATTGAATATATTTTGGTCTTTGGCTTTTTCATTTATGAAATGATAGGTAGAGGTTCAAAAAAGTTATATTTCTTCAAAAAACAAGTCAATCTCTAG
- a CDS encoding GNAT family N-acetyltransferase, giving the protein MDIVIANESHFKYAQIICNTIAESAKVRGTGIAKRTPEYIMKRLQNGNAVIALDGDKFAGFCYIEVWGNKDFVANSGLIVHPDYRNQGLAKKIKKAVFDLSRKKFPDAKIFGITTGLAVMKMNYELGYRPVTFSELTDDPDFWKGCQTCKNFDILTRTEQKMCLCTGMLYDPNEKKSGKNTTSKKLNGKAFQRLKNIKETLFLKKKEK; this is encoded by the coding sequence ATGGATATTGTAATTGCTAACGAATCACATTTTAAATACGCACAAATTATCTGCAATACCATAGCGGAATCCGCTAAGGTGCGTGGCACCGGAATTGCCAAACGTACCCCTGAATATATCATGAAACGTTTACAGAACGGAAACGCCGTCATTGCTTTGGATGGTGATAAGTTTGCTGGCTTCTGTTATATTGAAGTTTGGGGGAACAAGGATTTTGTGGCCAATTCAGGACTTATTGTACACCCCGATTATAGAAACCAGGGACTGGCCAAAAAAATAAAAAAGGCTGTCTTTGACCTGTCACGAAAGAAATTTCCGGATGCCAAAATTTTCGGGATCACCACGGGACTTGCTGTCATGAAAATGAACTACGAGCTGGGCTATAGGCCCGTAACATTTTCAGAACTTACCGATGACCCTGATTTTTGGAAAGGCTGCCAAACCTGTAAGAATTTTGACATTCTAACACGCACCGAACAAAAAATGTGCCTGTGCACCGGAATGCTGTACGACCCCAATGAAAAAAAGAGCGGAAAAAATACCACATCAAAAAAATTAAATGGAAAGGCTTTTCAAAGATTGAAAAATATAAAAGAAACCCTTTTCCTTAAGAAGAAAGAAAAGTAA
- a CDS encoding argininosuccinate synthase — MKKLVLAYSGGLDTSYCAKYLSQEEGFEVHAVSVNTGGFSKAEIEEIEQKALALGATTYTSINAISNFYEKVVKYLIFGNVLRNNTYPLSVSAERIVQAIEIVNHAKKIGAQYIAHGSTGAGNDQVRFDMIFQILAPEIEIITPIRDKKLAREEEINYLQQNGIDYSWEKAKYSINRGLWGTSVGGEETLTSHLSLPETAYPSQLEKELPKELKLTFKKGELVALDGEEDNPVANIEKLEAIASKYAIGRDIHVGDTIIGIKGRVGFEAAAPLIIIKAHHLLEKHTLSKWQQYQKEQMANFYGMLLHEGNYLDEVMRNIEAFLTDTQKNVSGDVFVTLHPYRFELNGIASDHDLMNASFGSYGEMNKGWTADDAKGFIKILSNSGKIANHVNQKHD, encoded by the coding sequence ATGAAAAAATTAGTATTAGCCTATAGTGGCGGACTGGATACCTCCTATTGTGCCAAATATTTATCCCAAGAAGAAGGATTTGAAGTACATGCCGTTAGCGTAAACACCGGTGGATTCAGCAAAGCTGAGATTGAGGAAATTGAACAAAAGGCACTGGCCTTGGGTGCAACTACTTACACCTCTATCAACGCCATTTCCAATTTTTATGAGAAAGTAGTGAAATACCTCATTTTTGGAAATGTGCTAAGAAACAACACATACCCCCTTTCAGTAAGCGCAGAACGGATTGTACAAGCTATTGAAATTGTAAACCACGCCAAGAAAATTGGCGCCCAGTATATCGCCCATGGCAGTACCGGAGCTGGAAACGATCAAGTGCGATTTGATATGATATTCCAAATCTTGGCACCAGAAATTGAAATCATCACCCCAATCAGGGACAAAAAATTGGCCCGAGAGGAAGAAATCAATTACTTACAACAAAATGGTATTGATTATTCTTGGGAAAAGGCGAAATATTCCATTAACAGAGGATTGTGGGGCACATCCGTAGGTGGTGAGGAAACCCTGACATCGCACCTTTCCTTACCGGAAACCGCGTACCCAAGTCAATTGGAAAAAGAATTGCCCAAAGAATTAAAATTGACGTTTAAAAAAGGGGAGCTCGTAGCCCTGGATGGTGAGGAAGATAATCCTGTTGCCAATATTGAAAAGTTAGAGGCCATTGCTTCCAAATACGCCATTGGACGAGACATCCATGTAGGTGATACCATCATCGGAATCAAAGGTCGGGTTGGTTTTGAGGCTGCTGCCCCTTTAATAATTATTAAAGCGCACCATCTCTTGGAAAAGCATACGTTGAGCAAGTGGCAGCAGTATCAAAAAGAGCAAATGGCCAACTTTTATGGAATGCTGTTGCACGAAGGCAACTATTTGGACGAAGTAATGCGAAACATTGAGGCCTTTTTGACGGATACCCAAAAGAACGTTTCAGGAGATGTATTTGTTACCCTTCATCCTTACAGATTTGAATTGAACGGCATCGCTTCAGACCATGATCTAATGAATGCTTCCTTCGGAAGTTACGGGGAAATGAACAAAGGTTGGACCGCCGATGACGCCAAAGGTTTTATCAAAATTCTGTCCAATTCAGGGAAAATTGCAAACCACGTAAACCAAAAACATGATTAA
- the argC gene encoding N-acetyl-gamma-glutamyl-phosphate reductase, whose translation MIKAGIIGGSGYTGGELIRLLLNHRETEIDFVYSTTRAGKPITSAHQDLLGLTDLAFSGDINPNVDVVFLCLGHGNSTSFLKEYTFSKETKIIDLSNDFRLKADAKFDGKDFVYGLPELYKEEIQSAIAIANPGCFATAIQLALLPLAKANLLNNDVHINAVTGSTGAGVGLSSTSHFSWRNNNISWYKPFTHQHLGEIGESLDSYGNQVGKLLFLPTRGNFTRGILATAYTSFEGTLEEAKKLYNDFYTDAAFTHVSEEEIHLKQVVNTNQCHIHLHKHEDLLLVTSAIDNLLKGASGQAVQNMNLMFGFPETEGLLLKAGVF comes from the coding sequence ATGATTAAAGCGGGAATCATAGGCGGTTCTGGGTATACAGGTGGGGAACTCATTCGATTGTTATTGAACCACCGTGAAACCGAAATCGATTTTGTGTACAGCACAACACGAGCAGGAAAACCCATCACCTCGGCTCATCAAGATCTCTTAGGATTGACCGATTTGGCATTTTCAGGAGATATCAACCCAAACGTGGATGTTGTCTTTCTTTGCTTGGGGCATGGTAATTCCACCTCGTTTCTAAAGGAGTACACCTTTTCCAAGGAGACCAAAATCATTGATTTGAGCAATGATTTTAGGCTAAAGGCCGATGCCAAATTTGATGGAAAAGATTTTGTTTACGGATTGCCAGAACTCTACAAAGAAGAGATTCAATCAGCCATTGCCATTGCCAATCCCGGTTGTTTTGCTACGGCCATTCAGCTGGCATTGTTGCCCTTGGCTAAGGCCAATTTGTTGAATAATGATGTCCACATTAACGCTGTCACTGGAAGTACCGGTGCTGGTGTTGGATTGTCATCAACCTCACATTTTAGCTGGCGGAACAACAACATTTCGTGGTACAAACCTTTTACCCACCAACATTTGGGAGAAATAGGCGAAAGTTTGGATTCCTACGGAAATCAAGTGGGAAAATTATTGTTTTTGCCCACACGGGGGAATTTCACCAGAGGAATTTTGGCAACGGCCTACACCTCTTTTGAAGGTACTTTGGAAGAAGCCAAAAAGCTATACAACGATTTTTATACCGATGCAGCGTTTACCCATGTTTCTGAAGAGGAAATCCATCTAAAACAAGTAGTGAACACCAACCAATGTCATATTCATTTGCACAAACATGAAGACTTGCTATTGGTGACTTCAGCCATTGATAATTTACTGAAGGGCGCTTCTGGGCAAGCCGTACAAAATATGAACCTGATGTTTGGTTTCCCTGAAACCGAAGGTCTGTTATTAAAAGCAGGAGTTTTTTAA
- the proC gene encoding pyrroline-5-carboxylate reductase has protein sequence MKIAIIGAGNLGLAIAKGILHTNGATTMYLTKRNTKSIQDFEKYGNVTVTSDNEEAVKNSDILIFAVQPGHFTSILEQTKDLLTEKHVIISTITGFGIPRIEGIIGSDKYIIRSMPNTAISVGKSMTCICSNELGKKRIDLAKAIFNRMGHTMEIPEVQMQAATVICASGIAFWMRLIRATTQGAIQLGFDAKEAQELAMHTCNGAASLLIESGSHPEEEIDRVTTPKGCTIEGLNEMEHQGLSSSLIRGIVSSFEKISQIKKG, from the coding sequence ATGAAAATAGCAATCATAGGAGCGGGAAACTTGGGATTGGCCATTGCCAAAGGGATTTTGCATACCAACGGCGCCACCACCATGTACCTCACCAAACGAAATACCAAATCCATCCAGGATTTTGAAAAATACGGGAACGTTACGGTCACTTCGGATAATGAAGAAGCTGTCAAAAACTCCGATATTCTCATTTTTGCGGTACAACCGGGTCATTTTACCTCCATTTTGGAGCAAACCAAAGACCTGCTCACCGAAAAACATGTGATCATCAGTACCATCACCGGTTTTGGCATACCCAGAATCGAAGGCATTATCGGTTCCGATAAATACATCATCCGAAGTATGCCCAATACCGCCATTTCGGTGGGGAAATCCATGACCTGTATCTGTAGCAATGAACTCGGCAAAAAACGAATCGATTTGGCCAAGGCCATTTTTAATCGGATGGGACATACCATGGAGATTCCAGAGGTACAAATGCAAGCGGCCACCGTTATCTGTGCAAGTGGAATCGCCTTCTGGATGCGATTGATTCGCGCTACAACCCAAGGGGCCATTCAATTGGGATTTGATGCCAAGGAAGCACAGGAATTGGCTATGCATACCTGTAATGGAGCGGCCAGTCTTTTGATTGAATCCGGTAGCCATCCCGAAGAGGAAATTGATAGGGTAACCACGCCCAAGGGCTGTACCATAGAAGGATTGAACGAAATGGAACACCAAGGATTGAGCTCCTCGCTCATAAGAGGTATTGTGAGTTCCTTTGAAAAAATCAGCCAAATTAAAAAGGGGTAA
- a CDS encoding aspartate aminotransferase family protein, giving the protein MKLFDVYPLYDVTPVSAKGIEVWDDTGQKYWDFYGGHAVISIGHTHPHYVKRIKDQLDKIAFYSNSIQNPIQEELAEKLGELSDCEAYDLFMCNSGAEANENALKMASFHTGKSKVIAFTNSFHGRTSAAVAVTDNPSINAPINKQQAVTFLPLNDFDAFEKAIASDEYCAVILEAIQGVGGLDEPTTEFYQFIAEKCKTHHVVLIADEVQSGYGRSGKFFAFQHHGIQPDIISIAKGMGNGFPVGGILIHESFKPSYGLLGTTFGGNHLACAASLAVLEVLESEGLTKNADELGTYFRKKAQEIPEIKNVKGRGLMIGLEFDFEVADLRKKLIYDQHIFTGSAKNKKLLRFLPALNITKEHVDLFFEALKKALK; this is encoded by the coding sequence ATGAAATTATTTGACGTATATCCATTGTATGATGTCACCCCGGTGTCCGCAAAAGGCATTGAGGTTTGGGATGATACAGGACAAAAATATTGGGATTTTTATGGAGGTCATGCCGTGATTTCAATTGGGCATACTCACCCGCATTATGTAAAGCGAATCAAAGACCAATTGGACAAGATTGCATTTTACAGCAATTCCATCCAAAACCCCATTCAAGAGGAATTAGCCGAAAAACTGGGAGAGCTATCCGATTGTGAGGCGTATGATCTGTTTATGTGCAATTCTGGGGCGGAAGCCAATGAAAATGCGCTGAAAATGGCATCGTTCCACACGGGAAAATCCAAAGTCATTGCGTTTACCAATAGTTTTCATGGAAGGACATCTGCTGCAGTTGCCGTTACGGACAACCCAAGCATTAATGCACCCATCAACAAACAACAGGCGGTTACTTTTCTCCCATTGAATGATTTTGATGCCTTTGAAAAAGCAATTGCTTCGGATGAGTATTGTGCGGTGATTTTGGAAGCGATTCAAGGTGTGGGTGGATTGGACGAACCCACCACAGAGTTTTATCAATTCATCGCAGAAAAATGTAAGACGCATCATGTTGTTTTGATTGCGGATGAAGTCCAATCTGGCTATGGAAGAAGTGGTAAGTTCTTTGCCTTTCAACATCATGGGATTCAGCCTGATATTATTTCCATCGCAAAAGGAATGGGTAATGGTTTTCCAGTTGGAGGTATACTGATCCACGAATCTTTCAAACCCTCATACGGCCTTTTGGGGACCACTTTTGGTGGAAACCATTTGGCCTGCGCGGCGAGTTTGGCTGTTCTGGAAGTGTTGGAAAGTGAGGGACTCACTAAAAATGCGGATGAATTGGGAACCTATTTTAGGAAAAAGGCCCAAGAAATTCCAGAAATCAAGAACGTAAAGGGTCGGGGGTTGATGATAGGCCTAGAATTTGATTTTGAAGTGGCCGACCTCCGAAAAAAACTGATCTATGACCAACATATTTTTACAGGTAGTGCCAAAAACAAGAAGTTATTGCGGTTTTTACCCGCATTGAACATCACCAAGGAACATGTGGACCTATTTTTTGAAGCACTCAAAAAAGCATTGAAATGA
- a CDS encoding acetylornithine carbamoyltransferase — protein MKHFLSVNDIESLPDWVDEAITLKQNPYQFEDLGKHKTVCLLFFNNSLRTRLSTQKAAMNLGMEVMIMNFGSESWVLEYQDGSVMDQGTSEHIKEAAQVVSQYCDIVAIRAFPDLKDREKDEAEEVLTGFAKHASVPVVNMESSTGHPLQALADAITLAEYSLKPRPKVVLSWAPHPKALPHAVANSFTQMMKLQDAEFIITHPKGYELNPNITQGCQIEYDQEKALKEADFVYVKNWSSYTNYGKVLHQDLNWTMTQQKLGQAKFMHCLPVRRNIVVEDAVLDGNQSLVINQAQNRTFSAQIVLKKILEAL, from the coding sequence ATGAAGCATTTTTTATCTGTTAACGATATTGAATCCCTGCCCGATTGGGTGGACGAAGCAATTACCCTAAAACAAAATCCCTATCAATTTGAAGATTTGGGGAAACATAAGACCGTATGCCTGTTGTTCTTCAACAATAGTTTGCGAACACGTTTGAGCACGCAAAAAGCCGCCATGAACTTGGGCATGGAAGTCATGATCATGAATTTTGGCAGCGAAAGTTGGGTTTTGGAATACCAAGATGGTTCCGTGATGGACCAAGGCACCTCTGAACACATCAAGGAAGCCGCCCAAGTGGTATCCCAATATTGCGATATTGTTGCCATACGTGCTTTTCCCGATTTAAAGGATAGGGAAAAGGATGAAGCCGAGGAAGTGCTAACCGGTTTTGCCAAACATGCTTCCGTTCCTGTGGTAAATATGGAAAGTTCTACGGGTCATCCTTTGCAGGCTTTGGCAGATGCCATAACTTTAGCGGAATATAGCCTAAAACCAAGACCCAAGGTGGTTTTATCCTGGGCGCCCCATCCAAAGGCTTTGCCCCATGCTGTGGCCAATTCATTTACGCAAATGATGAAGTTGCAAGATGCGGAATTTATCATCACCCACCCCAAAGGGTATGAACTCAACCCCAACATCACCCAAGGCTGCCAAATTGAGTATGATCAAGAAAAAGCACTGAAGGAAGCCGATTTTGTCTATGTGAAAAACTGGAGCAGCTATACCAATTACGGAAAAGTGCTGCACCAAGATCTGAACTGGACCATGACACAACAAAAATTGGGACAGGCCAAATTTATGCACTGTCTTCCCGTGCGGAGAAACATTGTTGTGGAAGATGCGGTTTTGGATGGAAATCAATCATTGGTAATCAACCAAGCACAGAATAGAACCTTTTCAGCACAAATAGTCCTGAAAAAAATATTGGAAGCCTTATGA
- the argB gene encoding acetylglutamate kinase, with translation MKQALSIVKVGSNLIEDDKEFTRILELFSKMPGNKIMVHGGGKKATQIGKKLGIEAKMINGRRITDEKSLEIAIMVYGGLVSKQIVAQLQAFGTNAIGMSGADANAILAHKRPVTKVDFGYVGDVDKVNAYGIFKLLQAGFTPILCALTHDGKGQLLNTNADTIAAEVAIAMSDQFDTTLYYCFEKKGVLEDVDNENSVITHINSKTYEELLAYGIISNGMLPKMHNCFYALRNQVKKVCIGDIDMLEKGNPNFTTVTL, from the coding sequence ATGAAACAAGCACTATCCATCGTAAAAGTAGGGAGCAACCTTATTGAAGATGATAAGGAGTTCACCCGGATTTTAGAGCTTTTTTCCAAAATGCCAGGAAACAAAATCATGGTACACGGGGGAGGTAAAAAAGCAACACAGATTGGCAAGAAACTGGGCATTGAGGCCAAAATGATCAATGGCCGAAGAATCACCGATGAAAAAAGTTTGGAAATCGCCATTATGGTGTACGGTGGATTGGTAAGTAAACAGATTGTGGCCCAATTGCAAGCTTTCGGAACCAATGCCATTGGAATGAGCGGGGCAGATGCCAACGCCATTCTGGCACACAAAAGACCTGTTACAAAAGTGGATTTCGGCTATGTGGGCGATGTGGACAAAGTGAATGCCTATGGTATTTTCAAACTATTGCAGGCAGGTTTTACCCCAATACTTTGCGCATTGACACATGATGGAAAAGGACAATTGCTCAATACCAATGCCGATACCATTGCAGCAGAAGTGGCCATCGCCATGTCCGATCAATTCGACACTACTTTATATTATTGTTTTGAAAAGAAAGGTGTGCTAGAGGACGTGGACAATGAAAATTCAGTCATTACCCATATCAATTCCAAAACGTATGAAGAACTTCTGGCCTACGGCATTATTTCAAATGGGATGCTTCCCAAAATGCACAATTGTTTTTATGCCCTCAGAAACCAAGTTAAGAAGGTATGTATAGGAGATATTGACATGCTGGAAAAAGGCAACCCAAATTTTACCACAGTAACACTATGA